A window of Castanea sativa cultivar Marrone di Chiusa Pesio chromosome 8, ASM4071231v1 genomic DNA:
GTGCTTCTTTTGTAAATTCCTCAAGGAACTTCTCCTGCAACCATTGAAGTAAGTAATTCATAAATACACCAACACACGAACCACCCAATATAACCCACATTTAATTTTCTTCAGCCATGTGTAAATAAACGAAAACAaagctggaaaaaaaattttgataccgTAGCTTTATTGACGAGAAAAAGGGCTTCATGGGTAATGCGCAAATCGGAGTCTTGGCTCCGAAGAATCGTCTTGATACGATTCATAGGAAACCTATGCGTCTTCGCTTCCTCTTTATCAACGACGTCGTTTACCTCTTCCTCCTGtcgtttttgctttttttgtttgtgtttctgTAATTTGGTGTCGGCGGTTCCTTTATTCGCACCAGAacttttgttgggtttttgtttttcatcttgTCCGGATTCAATGCTTGAAGATGGGATTATTAtcacgtccgaggaggagtCGCTGACTGTGCCGTTGCTAaccttgttgttgttgttgttgttgttgttcttttcTGGGTTGACTTTCGTGGTACTAgtagttttgtttttcttcttgggTGTGTTTTCGGGTTTGGTTTCTTTGCTCTTTTTCTCTTCTGTTGTGGATTTTTTGGAGGAAGCCATTGTTTTTTGAGTTTCTGGCTTTCTAGGTTCGAAGCTACTAGGAGTGTTTGTTTCTCAGATTTGGGGGTGGGACTTTGGAGAGGAAAAGTACGAACGGACAAAGATTCATGGGCTGTGGTCATTCAACCCAAATAAACTGGATGCTtctttgaaaatagttttcCCGGCCTTTGTTGGTACTACGGGCCCATAAGCTGTGAGGGGGTatatagggtctgtttgggtAAGCTGTTTGAAAATGTGCGTTTTTAAAAATAGCGTTTTTAAAATGTGCGTTTGGAAAacacaaatttgaaaatcacaATAAAACGTTTGGTAAAACTTGTGTATAGTATtagtttaaaatttcatttccgtgcaaattaccaaaaaggacttAAAGacttaattttgatattgatattattctatcattttttaagtagctcatgaaaataataatgataaaaaaaaaaaaataataataataattacaatattCACTAATACCCACTAacgtttctttaaaaaaaaggtaaatattattaaaagcaaaaactaaattaaaataacccCCAACTACTTTTCCTTCCCAATGCTAATGTCAACCTCAAataaagaaagtgaaaaagagATAGCagagataagagagagagagaaacagagattTCATTCACATGGGCTTGCAAACTTCTTCTTGTAAATACGGACGGAGAGCAAGTGGACATGCAAGTTGTTCCTACAAGTAGTGCCTTCTTATTTCCATTTACGATAGTGATACAGCTGAGCTCGTTCTTGTTGTGACAACATTCTCCACTGCTACTGCAAATTCCGCCTGAGGCCTTGAGCAGTGCTGTCGCTGGAAAGTTAGGGAGGTTAGTTTATTTGTTGGCTAATGATTTTGTCATTTAGCAAATGCTTGAGGGTGTTTTAGGTATTCAAACCTTAAAAAGTATTACGAATCTGCGTTTTAAGTGGCGTTTTTCAGAAAGTTTGTTGCTACCTCAGTTTCAAAACGTGATATATGGTGTTTGAAAGAACGCAGTTTCTAGGAAAATCACAATACCAAACACACGCATATTTGCGTTTTTGATTAAAATGCGCGTTAAGAGTTTTGGTACAGCCTATCCAAACGGGCTCATAGAATGGCACAAGAAATACAATAAGCCTAAGGGTAGCGATTGTGTTTAGTTGGACAGAAAATATTATCCATCCCTAAAACATTTTTAGGTGAaagtatattttgaaaaaaaaaaattttttttaaagcatttaGTTGCATTCAAgaaaatgctttaaaaaatattttttagtgtttggttgtgcCTAAAAATGCTatggaaaataaatattttattactttctcacattttctcatctcCCCAAGTACATatgtaataaaaatgaaaattttagataaatttttttgatccTCCCAACGGTGGCCTCAACCACCGGCAGCAGTGGTTGGCCACCAAAGACTAGGGTCGTTAGTGCAGGGTGATAAAAATAGTAGGAGTGGTGGTTTGGTTGATAAGTTTTGGATAAAACAGAAAATTTCTATCATAAGTGTCTTATTTTACAATCAACTGGAAAACAATTTCTGGTTGACCAACATTTTTCATCACCtccattgtttaaaaaattggaTTGGATCAGGAAAAATCGGTAAAAACCAATCAAGaactatatatattaaaagtaaTTTTGGTGATTGTaaacaccgcattttgtacccgtTACAACTTGGGCTTTTGTTCTCTGATAATGTTAGAACTTTAAggcccaaggttggtttagggcccaaTCAGATGAAAATTGACTTAAGAAAAGTgcttatagaaaatataatttattttttggagtataaaactatttttgggaAAGAAAGGCCATGAAAACCCTAGGGTGTGCGTATGCATACACACATATGCATACGTGTACTCAGGCTCTACGTGCGCATACACGTGCATGCGTGCGCATGCTAGGGTTCCAAAAActatgaaagacaagttttctgTATTTAAACACTGTTTAGAACGAATCCCATGCGTGTGCATACACATGCATGTGTGCACATGCTAGGGTTCCAAAAActatgaaagacaagttttctaTATTTCTCGGTTTGAAACGAATCCCACATCATCTGGGAGCCGCCTCAAACTAGGGGCGGCGCTATAGCTTATTcaaggggttcatttgaaccccctgacttcaaaaaaataaaatttatatatgtaaaatatatattttttttagtttaatactttaatttattcttaaaaatatttttttgcacACCCTGACTTAAATCTTGCACAcatttattacaaatattttcgACTCTAAGAGTAAAGATGTGTGTTTGTGAATTGTAAgtgtaattcttttttataaatttatattatatgtgtgtgggtgtgtctAATATTAATTGtacattactttttgttataatgttatttgtgtaaattatgatgtgtgtggatgtttgtgtgtacaatataaatataatataactttataatAGAGAGGGTTTTTTTACATGTATGTGTATTGTTATTGtattataataactttttgttataaagttagtaaaattcaagaaaaaaattgtaaatttagtGATTGTTCAAGCATTTGATTGGATAAGTAGACACATAGTGTGGGGAATAacaggacctaagtaagtatttgggccttgggctttattgatgggcgctagttcgttttagactaaaagcctctagAGCTGCAGGTCGGCCCATAGGTTGAGAGTCTGAGGATTCGTCCAAGGACGAATCTCTCCTCAGACAGACCCgtgatga
This region includes:
- the LOC142607276 gene encoding uncharacterized protein LOC142607276, with product MASSKKSTTEEKKSKETKPENTPKKKNKTTSTTKVNPEKNNNNNNNNKVSNGTVSDSSSDVIIIPSSSIESGQDEKQKPNKSSGANKGTADTKLQKHKQKKQKRQEEEVNDVVDKEEAKTHRFPMNRIKTILRSQDSDLRITHEALFLVNKATEKFLEEFTKEAHACCVQDHKKSLAYKHLSSVVCKTRSFDFLSDFVPEKLKAKDALAERKIAETENEAA